Genomic DNA from Corylus avellana chromosome ca4, CavTom2PMs-1.0:
GCCATTTGTGAAATTGTCACCCTTACTTCTTCATTTGTGAATTGCTTCAATAATTCAGCATTCATCTCCCCCGAGACTCCCACAGTTAGGTGTCGTAGACATGGTTCCATATCCTCCTCTGGCCCTGCTGTAAACAAGTCAGAGAAATAGTTAACAAAAGCCTTGGCTACCGTCTCCGACGTCTCCCAAATCTGCCCCTCCACATCCTTGATCGTATGTATTGAATTTTTCCGTCGTTTGGCATTTGCACATGCGTGATAATACTTAGTATTACGGTCCCCATTTTTTAGCCACATTTCCTTTGCCCTCTGCCTCCATCTAGTATCGTCTCTGTCCAGGAGTATTTGTAGCTCCTTATGGacctttttttcctcttcactTGCTGCTGTCCCTTCCCGCCCCTGCAGCTCCAGTAGTTTTATTTTCAGCTCCGCAAGTTTTGGGTCCTGTTTGTTTCTTTGCCATTGAAGTAAAGCTCTCCTACAGCCCCTTAATTTGTCATCCAGATTGTCCCAATGGCTAGTGCTTGGGCCTGTTCGCATCCATGCATTTTTAATCACATCAGAGTATTCcgtttaaaaaattgcattaCCCATTTTAGTATATAGTATATAGTATATAGTATATagtaatgtagtatatagcattacccATTTAAAAATTGCATGTGAGAATTATGTCCTTACGGGCCATAGGTTACTGAAAGTTTTTTCTAACATAGTTGCAAGgaaaattgttctaacaaatatatattccacaatataaatcatcaatttaagtttttgaaaacaGTTTGTATACTTCATCATTGTTTACCACAATCGTAAAATGCAaatatcacttttatatatcTGCATTTGCATCATGTTTTTATTAACTACATCAGCACGGTTATTACGGTTATTAAATGCTGTTactattctcttctttttttttgttattaaatgcTATTATTATTCACTATCCCATGTTAGGTAATGGGTCTTTTGGACATATTTTAGTCTCTTGAGCCTTCTTTGGGTCTCTATTATAACTTATTTGaaactattttaaaaataatttggaccaatttttagtgttttgggcttgttttaatttttttgaagccctaatattttttaaaaatatattgatttcacattacttttgtatttttgcACAGGTGTTACACGAGAAAGCAACCGTGGTGTGAGAGGAAGAAGATAGTGGCTCTACGCTCCAATGGCGTCACAACGTGAAGTGAATGAGAGTCTAAGATATGAGATAATGAAAGATGAGAGGCGAGAGGAAGAAGATGGTGGCTTTGGGCTCTGGCAGTGTCATGGTGAACCGGTGAAGTGAATGAGTGaactatgaagaaaaaaaaatctaaaacaatgtaaacataacTTATATCCAATCCAAAACATCGTTTTCGTAAATTTATTTTagaggacaaagttttcctccaaattaggtttgagaaatttcttttaatctaatctataaaagtgacatgtgtcccttgaacatgtgagatgtacatatttttttaatagtatttaagtttttctccaaactgtgttgaaggaatttccttcaacctagtctataaaaatgacatgtgtccttttttttaataacatgtgagatgcacttgttttcttaataaaatttatttcaactctgttcctactattaaaaaaatatgtgcatatcACATATTCaaggaacacatgtcacttttataaattaagttggaggaaattctttcaaggaaaactttgtctttTTAATATATCTATTATCGCATGTACATATCCTAAAAGCGTTATGACGTTATCTGTATTCACATGTGCAGATAAcgaataattattaataatatatgCGAGCACTTAATATCCGCCGGCATGTGGACTCTACTACAAATGAATTAagattctctttattttatttgaacagaaaaatatccgttagttatagtggagtgGACAACTCCATCcaaatagattttattttttttagttttcttttgcaAATAAAACTTCTTTCCAGCCCAAACCATaaacccaaacaaaaataaaagaataaaaaaaagcccaaaaacccGAGGTCCCCAAAATCCCAATCGCCTCAGAATAAGGTCACAACTACGCCTAGGGTTTAGCTTCAACCCCCCTTTTGGCGTTCTCAAGTGTGTAGGGGTTTTGAGCTTTTTGGACGATTAACAATGGCGCAAGCGACGACGGCGACTGCGACAGGGAATGCGATAGGGAAGAGGAAGCCGGTGTTCATCAAGGTCGACCAGTTGAAGCCCGGCACGCAAGGCCACACGCTTATTGTCAAGGTTGTAAGCTCCAAGCCCGTCAAGGTCGCCAACAACAAGCCTGGCCGATCATCCATGCTTCTCTCTCGCCCTCACCAACCTACTCGTATCGCCGAGTGCCACGTCGGCGACGAGACCGGCACCATCGTCTTCACTGCCCGCAATGAACAAGGTATACAGTACGTGTgttgataaatatatattttttttaggtaaatgCTTGTGTTTAGATTCTGAGAGAATTTGTGCGAACATGGAAGAAATTGGTTTTTCGTTTCCGTGCTTTGTTTGGGAAACTGATTCTGGGTGTTTTGTCGGAGAGCAGAATAGTAGCTGATTCTGGGTTTTTGGGTGAATAGCAAAACACACTTTCCTCGAATATTAACAACCAACTcataatacaaaacatttttttaaaaaaaaattgaacgcTTTTTATAGAACTTTTCAAACAACTttttgtaagaatattttgaaagAACAAGTTCTTTATTTTGGAGGAGCATGtgagatattattattattattattattattatttaaaaaaaaaaaaaaaaagaagctattcTCATGGAGAGGTGTGGCCGCGCAGCTACCCCTGTCCTGGTCGGGGTGGCTGCGTGGCCACCTGATTCTTCATGAGAGTGGTCACACGGTCAAGTAAAGAGCTCTACATTTGTTTGTGATTTTTCGAAATAAGGAGGAGTAATCCACAGAAAACCTTTTCTTAAATGtgaatcccaaaaaaaaaaaaaatcgaaaaatgtttctcatctttttgtcaagttaaaaacactttttgaaacaggaaacaaaaaacacttATCCCAATATACTAACATAGTTTCTCTGGTTTTAGGTGGTGTTTCCGTTGCTGCCTTAATTTGAGAAAAGGGAATATTGTTAGTTTGGGTATTTGATTATGGATTGTTTGGGGAAGGTTACTCTGTGCTACTCTtggggtttttaatttttaatttttgtcttaAATGTATGTAAGTAATTACTAGGTTATACATGTTTATTTATGCGAAGCTGTTCTTTGGTTGTTTTGGTGGTATTTTGGTGTCTTTGATTGCTATGATAGCTTGGAAAAAGGGAAGACATTTATGTTTTAGGTATTGGGATTTTCATTGCCTGGGACCTGGGATTGGTGCAACTCTGGGCATTTGCTGGAAATCAAAACAATGAGTTTGTGCACACTTGTGTGTGCATGCACATACGGATATCCGTGCCTGAATATTAACGTGTGGATTAATGTATGTAAACATATTATTTGTGCATTTGTAGTAAGGTTTGGTTCTGAAAAAGTGAGAAAGGTGTAGTTATTGCTAGTATTCTTTTATAAAACTgatgtacttataaaaaaacatttgctAGTGTGCTAACGTATTCTGTGTGTACAGTATTTAGTTGCACTGAAACCATGCATGTATTGGTATATGTTgatgtatgtatgtataatGTATATGACCTTGCTTTCTCTGTTGCAATGGAGGTTGGGAGTATTTGTTCTGATTtcttggttgctgagaaagtgTAGGAACAGAAAGGAATTTgtgaatttgagttttttttgttttctctatttgTTTGGCTTGATAATGATAAAtcctttaattaattgtgcctAGTGCAACTTCATCCATTAAATGTGAAGCTTCAGGTTTTAAATTGGTTTATTATTTCCTAAATTCATTAGTTGGATGAGTATCAAACTTCTATACACACATATAATTTTAGCAGCTAGATAAAGGTTTACAAAGTATTACTCTTCTTTATTGTATTAATTCATAGCTTTATTCATGTGCAGTTGATATCATGAATCCAGACTCCACTGTAATCCTTCGGAATGCAAAGATTGACATGTTTAAAGGTTCTATGAGGCTAGCAGTTGATAAATGGGGACGTGTTGAAGCTGCCGAACCTGCTAATTTTGAAGTTAAAGAGGATAACAATCTTTCTCTTGTCGAGTATGAACTAGTTAATGTTATTGAAGAATGATTGTATCATGTGGAAGCAATGTTTTGACATTAGGGGTTTGATTTCTGTTTGCTGGCATTGAACTATTATCTTGGTTCCGATTTCTATATGTGGTATGCAAGTCTTGCTGAAGTTGTTTTTATCCCTAATATGTCTATCATTACTGCAAGTAATTGTGAAATTGAGAATGTGATTGCATCTGGAAAAGTTGTCAACTCTCCATTGTTGTACTTGGAAAAGTAAAATATCACATTTTCAACTCAGGGCCAAAACAATCTCATATTGTCAacaattcaatttcaatttttgtttctttgcttGCTTGTAAATTTATGAGATCTTGATTGCAAAGTAATAATGTTGCAATTTTTAGCTGAGATACCAAGTTGTAGTTTCACTTAACAAAAGTGGTTTTGTGCTTTTTGTTTGGGTGTATGTGGGACTTGTGGTTCTACAACTAAAGAACTATTGGCACAATTCTTGCCCCTTCCTTTTAATATTCCCTCTCCCTTTACctccagaaaaaagaaaaaggaaaaaggaaaattcccTCAGCCTTCACTCTCGAGGGATTCTAAAAGGTAGTTATTCTCCTCTCAACAGAACATCCAATCAGGGAGACCAAATTCTGTTTCCATGTCCTTTCTTTTAGTCCAATTTCCTCAACTCTAAGACATAAATTTTAAGTgagatttttgaaatattttttatcttaattaaataatatttatttcaatttcataatatatttttatttaaattacacTATGATTTGTTATTAACCTTTCTTTATTTGTAAGTCTTGAACAACAAAGTAGCAAAAGATATTTAAGGTATATTAAAGTTTGACCTTGTGAGGAaattaatgttgtttttatcaataataaaaaatttgctaTTTTTAGGGAGTCTTTATTTCTCAATGAGCCTTTTAATACTATTTCTTAAGATATGGGTAAAGTCTACGtactccctcaaactacaacccaattaacaatgtctccacaaactttcaattgagacaatgttctccaaactaccaaaacattgtcaatgtctcccttaaggctaacaaaaagataaaaaatatccttataaatttcacaataagacaaaaatacccctgtacatttgaaaaaagaaggaaaaaattacactttacccacTAAAGTTTGAgtcgattttcaatttgacctctaatatttcaatttttacaatgcatcCCAAATGTGGCCTATCCGTTAacaatttccgtccaatttaaccgAAAATTGGTCACGTGCTGGCACGTgtattttttgtcttaaatttccaaaattgtCCCCatgtattttaacaaatttcaaaaatgacCCCAAGTcgaaccaaaataaaaaattaaaaaaaacttggggccatttgggggtgggcccccatctggccggattgggggtggcctggccaccctcATCTGGCCgaattgggggtggcctggccaccctcATCTGGCCgaattgggggtggcctggccaccctcACTGGCTCTGGACAGaggtggcttcgaccaccccagGCCTGGGGTGGTTGGCTTGGTCACCCCTACCACCCCAAACGGGCTGGGCCAAGGAGGTGGCTTAGCAAGGCTGGTCGGCCACCCACCATGGGGGTGGCACCCCAATTCGGCCAAATgggggggtggcctggccacccccatggccaaagtgGGGTGGTTGGCCTCCCCccaaaatggccaaaggggtggttACGGccatccccaattttttttttttttttttttttgagttttttttattgttttaaaataaaaaaataaaattgtaggggcaatttaatattttctattattttcgttagaaaaaaagggaaatggtTAACAGATGggccacattaattttttttttttttttttaactttggtggtgtgcattgtaaaaattgaaacattggagagCAAATTGAAAATCGACTCAAACTTTGGGGGATAAAGTGTACTTAacccaataaaaattttaatttaaaaaaaaaaaaaacgacttttttaaaaaagaaaatttttatttaaaaaaaatgattttatttattttttttaaaaaaatgagaaaacaaaattttttaaaccaattttttttaaaacggaaaattttattttaaaagaaaattataaaacaaaaactttaaaaaaaaaacgaaaattttcaatttttataaaaaaaattaaaaaaaaaacaaagaattttttattttttaaaacgaattaaaaaaaaaaaaccggaattttttagttaaaaataaaattataaaacaatttttttcaataaaacaaaaattttcaatttttatataaaaaaacaaaagtctaatttttttttaaaaattttttttcttataaaaggaattttttttatttggccacccttggattttatatatatagttttaggttttttctagaagtttcagtattttttgttttattttactaagggtagtttcgtcattgaggaaacattgacaatttttagtaatttgaggaggacattgtcaattggattgTAGTTTGAAGGGATATGTGAACTTtcccatttattttataaggagGACTTAGGTAAGGTAGCCACCTTAGATGGTTAGTCTTTGAGCTGCACCTTGTACAATGTTGGGATTAGATTATTCTCCCTTTGTACAAAATGTTCCACCAAATTGAGTTCAAATTAAATTTCTCTAATCTAAGCTATTAAACTAACGTCTATCCAAAATGTATATGAGAATGACATACTCTAtgaatcacatgcattttagatcatgcatataaaaatcacatgctctattaaaagtacttttgtCAATTTGATTTCACCTCTTTGACGTCTAAATCTATCCTTGCCTTTCCTTTGttcctttaattttattttaaatgtgatccaaatttatcattgagctagataatttattcaaactaggttttatttttagaaaaaattcaaacttgttCACAAGTTActcaattaatttattcattccttacataaagtaaatattatcattagttatttaaaattactattacgattttatcatttgaagttaaagagataaattaatttttattaggggaaaatacactttaccctatgaactatccaccaatttgcacttttaaccccaatgtttaaaaagtgacactttaccccctctaAAAGTATCTGACATTAACACTTGACTCCatgaaatacactttaccccctgaagtattttgagttgacactttatcCCTTAAAGTAGTTAAGTTTTGGGGGtggtaaagtgtcaactcaagagggtaaagtgtcaatttaaaatactttaGGGAGTAAAATGTACTTCATGAGGGTCAAATGTCAATGTCAAATACTTTGGGAGAGGGAGGGGAAGGGGGGGAGTggaggtaaagtgtcactttttaaacattgaggttaaaagtgcaaattgaTGGATAGTTCAAGGAGTATTTTCCCCTTTTTATTATAAACTTCTAAAAATTAACTTCACCAACTTTGTATTTGTAATGacgcataatttttttttattatgaaatgAACTAATTATAAGATCTTATAACCATATTTAGAATAATAAACAACGAAATCTTGAGTCTATATGTATGTTTTATAGTACACACGCACACACGACAAATCTATATCAAGACCGACAATCACAAGATATCAAGCTTATTTAATAAACAAGCCTAGATTCTAATTTGAGCTTTTAGTTTGTTAATAAACAAACTGAAATTCAGTCAAATTTATAGGAGTCGAGCTCGAACTGATTACGAACAACTTGTTTCAATTACAACCCAAATTGGGATCAAGTATATTAGTTTTAGGCATGATTTAGGCCCACCATGTAACTGCATTTTAAGACCCTCATCTcactataaatattaaataccaTTGCACCAACCCCCAACTTACAACACTCGCTTTTTATAGGGCTCAACTAGTAAAGAACAGATCAGTTGAAGACATCAAACAGATACTGCATACATAGCCCTCAGGAAGCTTACCACAGAAAACATTTCTGCAAGGCTAATTtgatgagaaaaagaaaaggcactAGGAATATTTTGCAATCACATAGGGACAAAATTAATCTCAATGTTGGAAAGTAAGATGTCAAGGTAAAGCTGACAAGTGTATCAATGGATTATAACTGAGGCAAACCTAAGTTTCTCATGAAGGACAATTAAGTTAATAGTAAACCCAGGCAATTCTACAAGAAAAAGGAACTGTTAAAAACATCACCAAGATTTGAGCAGATTACATCTGATAGTTAAGGACAATGTACAATGCTGCCATCAAATTCCATGGCAACTAAAACTTCCTATCAGTGCACATCTGTTTACAAATATGATTCCGCCGTCTACTATGCAAAACAGTATAAAGATCATTAAGGATATAATTATTAGACAAAAGTAGTTCAAAAAAGAAGTGTTCAAAAACTAATCTAGTAGCCATGATTAATATGCCAATGTCCACCACGAAATAGCAACAAAACTATAGAAGAAAGCAAGGAAAGATCATCTTAGTCCTTCTCCAGGTAGGATTGCCAACAATTAGAGGAGATTACAGCcctaaacaaacaaaagatagaGTCAGAAATAAAACTATCAATTGAGTCGCAAAATGCTGGGCTCATTGTAACACCCAGATGGCAAGAAATGACATGTCCTCGAGTTACTTGAGACAAGGATATACTAAACTACAAGAATGGTATGATTAGAAATCATCTCCCATGGATGTTTACTATCATCATGTTTATACAAAATTTCaagattcttttttttcctgtgaACATTCGATGATAATACAATACAGCAACAATTCCTGCAATGAGCTAAAGTTATGACAAAAAAGCTGCCACAGTTATCAACCTACATATCGATAAACCTAGAAATggactttttacttttttgttttagtcCTAAGACATTTAGAACAGGACTGCCCAGCTCAAACACACAGGCTAACTACACCGGAAACGCACAAGTACTTGACCTGGTGAGAGTTTCTCCCCTGATATTTAGCCCCAATAGCAGTAAATGGGAGAAACTATGGTACATGGGAggaccttcttctttttttccttttttcagtTCATATGTACCAAGAAGATACCTACTGCTCACTGTCATAGAtgcaataataaaaaacttcaacaaatagagaatgaaaataGACATACATCACTGCTTCACGTGATTCACTGTTGGCAGGGTGAAAAAGATAATTAGGAGTGTGCTCAAATGTTTTACATCAAGTTCTTATGGCCTTAGGATAGAGCCagataaagaggaaaaaaaagaaatttttgagaACAGAATTATCCACTACTTCTATACTATTGGCATCATTCTCNNNNNNNNNNNNNNNNNNNNNNNNNNNNNNNNNNNNNNNNNNNNNNNNNNNNNNNNNNNNNNNNNNNNNNNNNNNNNNNNNNNNNNNNNNNNNNNNNNNNAGCAAACATCCAAAGAGAATTTTCGTGTAATTGACTGTTTGAATAGGCAAGAAACTCAAACTTCTTATCACCAATAACTATTCCGTTTCTTAGAGTGGACAACATCCTCTCATAAATGCTAGTTCGCTTGTCCTCCTCATTCGCAGAAGATGGTGGAGGAGATAAAACTGTCGAGTGCAGTTCATCCAAGTCCTCATCAACAAAAGAAATGCGAAGAAAATTATCAATATCTTCAGGATAATTGCGCAAGATGCGATTGGAGAGACTCACCTCTGGATCACAGAAATATACTTTAGATGGAGTTATTTGAACCCTGTGTACATATACCATCCCGTCATCTAAAGATATAGTAGGATGTGTTGGAAGTCGCCTATCCGTGGCGTATCTTTTATACTGCTCACTAAGCCACCTTACAGGCTCATAGCAGCAGtcttttaaatgaaatagttttTCCAAGGCACGTTCTATATACTCAAGTTTTACTCTCTTAGGATCGACCAACCGACAAAAATTGTTATCTATTGCTGGCCCAGGAAGACACCCATGCTGAACTAAGGAGTTGATCTTGAACAAGATTTTATATGGCAAGTCGAAGCCTGGAGGTGGAATCACAATGGGGACAAGACCTGAATTGCAGGAGAAATTAGACCCTTCATGCAGAACAAATTggccttcattttcttcatagAGCATAAATTTTGGAATCCGACCGTCATGTGGAAGCTCCAAACATAGAGCAGAAGATTGGCCAATGCTACGTGAAGGAGTGAAATCAACTACTCGGAGCCACCGATAACGTCCATGAGCACAAGAGACATCTTTCTTATGAATCTTAGGAGCACCATGTAACTGGCCATAAAAATTCGAATTTGTTaagaaaaattgataaaaaaaattgactggCACATAAATCAGAGCAATTTCTACCAATTCAAAAGAAGATGGGACCCTTTCCCAACAGCATTATTTCATTAGATCATTCAAGGATGTAATGAAATTGGTAAACCAACAAGCTATAGAAATGAATATACGTACCCACACAACCATGAAATCAGGAAATGATTTGAACTACAGAAAGCGTAGAGGCAGCAAATTAACCTGAATGAGAAGAAACTTTGAAGTTTGGCCACGTGGTCGATGGAGCTTAATCTGCCAAATGCTGTCGTAGGACATTTCAAGCTTGTATGCTTCAGAgagatgagaaagaaagaagaaccactttctctttctcaaatcAAATCTGACTGAAACATCTTCCTGTTTCCAGAGCACAGAAAATGTTTCTTTTGAAATCAGATATCCAAAGTGTAACGCTTTGATATCCATGCTATCAATGCTATGTAAGAAGAACTTGGCTTTGGTACAACAACAACAGCACAGAAAAAATGATTGTAAGCTGAAAGGAAAGCACTGCTGCTGTGGAAGACGCAagtgctcatatatatatacagtcgATCTACAGACAAGAGCATGCTCAAGCTTCCTTAAACTTAGGAAATAAGTTGAGGGAATCACAACGTTGTTACTTGTCATTCCCGTTTTCCAAATCTGAATTTCTTTTACTATATTCCTACAAGTCACGGTCTCTCATGTGATTGACGAAATTGAGATGAAACTGAATTCTAAACTAAGAGAGTGATGAAATTGAGATGTCCACTTCTTGACCAAAGCAACGATCGAAAGAGAAGAAGTGTTGACTAAAAACTTGGTCACCAAGGGGA
This window encodes:
- the LOC132177799 gene encoding uncharacterized protein At4g28440-like, producing the protein MAQATTATATGNAIGKRKPVFIKVDQLKPGTQGHTLIVKVVSSKPVKVANNKPGRSSMLLSRPHQPTRIAECHVGDETGTIVFTARNEQVDIMNPDSTVILRNAKIDMFKGSMRLAVDKWGRVEAAEPANFEVKEDNNLSLVEYELVNVIEE
- the LOC132178148 gene encoding RNA-dependent RNA polymerase 1-like yields the protein MDIKALHFGYLISKETFSVLWKQEDVSVRFDLRKRKWFFFLSHLSEAYKLEMSYDSIWQIKLHRPRGQTSKFLLIQLHGAPKIHKKDVSCAHGRYRWLRVVDFTPSRSIGQSSALCLELPHDGRIPKFMLYEENEGQFVLHEGSNFSCNSGLVPIVIPPPGFDLPYKILFKINSLVQHGCLPGPAIDNNFCRLVDPKRVKLEYIERALEKLFHLKDCCYEPVRWLSEQYKRYATDRRLPTHPTISLDDGMVYVHRVQITPSKVYFCDPEVSLSNRILRNYPEDIDNFLRISFVDEDLDELHSTVLSPPPSSANEEDKRTSIYERMLSTLRNGIVIGDKKFEFLAYSNSQLHENSLWMAVISSNCWQSYLEKD